In Octopus bimaculoides isolate UCB-OBI-ISO-001 chromosome 14, ASM119413v2, whole genome shotgun sequence, the following are encoded in one genomic region:
- the LOC106867708 gene encoding uncharacterized protein DDB_G0283357: MVDCGGLRCAQERRSFKKELLSWGKKIPVLIGLEAVALEIGGHDLVSELLEPFNREYNSSAMFSVGSEVSEDGISKLPSGFKCTPDLLQYCPQYYTQAAQQDSSQQPLDLSSNGCSLDNVPSPGSAWELDLVTKPHVELKIPHITMQAGKCKKDSHLQNGKKGYTEEELVNAVFEIRSGKLGTRRAAVLYGIPRSTLRNKIFKMETEQQQKQQQQQQQQQQQQQQQQQSGVLNMELDCSEDSQHSENANNNNNNNNNHNHNNNNNNNNNSNNNSVQRMSTSSSAATIAATPIPTDSNRLSPYSLLLPPVVMNSLSNSRDFLLHSEDDWEKKLDQIRRKHNLNGASADVKYEKLPSLVGTTNNHINNINPNTTTNITTTTTPPTTTATNNNNSNSSNNNNNNNTNNNSALNTDFKLPLLHELVRKMTEQRLLSEQKSSNTKSPVALEILRQPHEANRHHQRQQRQQQSMSNCSSTQTVEPNPNYRLMSLKIPSYRPAKTQNNNNNNHNSNNNNNNSSSNTDSTGGVEERPYDSMKIGDALKDIIVKTISEKVYKRKHQGDSFSSTQDENHPGNNNSNNNNSNCKTYSSSGSNVSSMVASKKMKRSVSLDKKATESAIDNSKPVKKTRPKRGQYRKYNSQLLMEAVRAVQRGEMSVHRAGSYYGVPHSTLEYKVKERHLLRQKKIKESQLQNEANNNNNNSNNNSNNNNNNNSNSNNSNNNNNNIVINNNTSSEDSSIKNPISVGSGVSTAVGAGSSGVGSTVAGSASSTNTGGSSSSSSSSGVPKNNIISNSSNNSIKTEKSNSNSSSGSNSKNNGKNDSKPLNSVWLQQYGNGLPPQYDASGMNLFSSSFALSTPASELLRKLQHKVQSKSNTFAQDANFLAGALHRPNGMNSLGSSFLFIN, from the exons GGCTCTGAAGTTAGTGAAGATGGCATTAGTAAACTACCCTCAG ggTTCAAATGCACACCAGATCTTCTACAATATTGCCCACAGTACTACACCCAAGCTGCACAACAGGACTCCTCCCAGCAGCCACTTGACCTCAGCTCTAATGGTTGTAGTCTGGACAATGTGCCCTCTCCAGGCAGTGCTTGGGAATTAGATTTAGTAACCAAACCACATGTCGAATTAAAGATACCACACATTACAATGCAGGCAGG GAAATGCAAAAAGGACAGTCACCTTCAGAATGGAAAGAAAGGTTATACTGAAGAGGAATTGGTGAACGCAGTCTTTGAAATCCGCAGTGGAAAACTTGGTACACGCAGAGCTGCTGTGCTCTATGGCATTCCGCGTTCAACGCTTcgtaataaaattttcaaaatggaaacagaacaacagcaaaaacaacaacagcaacaacaacaacaacaacagcagcagcagcaacaacaacaatcaggtgTACTAAACATGGAACTTGATTGCAGTGAAGATAGTCAGCATTCTGAGAatgcaaataataacaataacaataataataatcataatcataataacaataataataataacaataatagtaataataacagtgtgCAACgtatgtcaacatcatcatcagcagcgaCCATAGCAGCAACTCCCATTCCAACAGATTCCAACCGTTTGTCTCCTTACAGTTTGTTGCTCCCTCCTGTGGTGATGAACAGCCTTTCGAATTCGCGTGACTTTCTGCTACACTCCGAAGATGACTGGGAAAAGAAACTTGATCAGATCCGACGTAAGCACAATCTTAACGGCGCCTCAGCGGACGTAAAATACGAGAAACTGCCTTCTCTAGTTGGTACCAcaaataatcatattaataacattaaccctaatactactactaatattactactactactactcctccgactactactgctactaataataataatagtaatagtagtaataataataataataataataccaataataatagtgCACTGaacactgatttcaaattgcCTCTGTTGCATGAACTGGTGCGTAAAATGACCGAGCAACGCCTCCTAAGTGAGCAAAAATCCTCAAACACAAAGTCACCAGTTGCCTTAGAAATTCTTCGTCAACCGCACGAGGCAAACCGCCATCATCAGCGACAGCAGCGACAACAGCAGTCGATGAGTAACTGCTCCAGCACCCAAACTGTGGAACCGAATCCCAATTACAGACTTATGTCCTTGAAAATTCCGTCCTACCGGCctgcaaaaacacaaaacaacaataacaataaccataacagtaacaacaacaacaacaacagcagcagcaacacagaCAGTACTGGTGGAGTTGAGGAACGGCCTTATGACAGCATGAAGATCGGCGATGCCCTCAAAGACATCATTGTGAAGACTATTTCAGAAAAGGTTTACAAGCGTAAGCATCAAGGGGATAGCTTCAGCAGCACACAGGATGAGAACCATCctggtaacaacaacagcaacaacaataacagtaactgCAAGACGTATTCTTCATCAGGATCCAATGTTTCTTCTATGGTAGCCAGCAAGAAAATGAAGAGATCTGTGAGCCTAGATAAAAAAGCAACAGAAAGTGCTATTGACAATTCCAAACCTGTGAAAAAGACCCGCCCCAAGCGTGGCCAATATCGCAAATACAACAGTCAACTGTTAATGGAAGCCGTACGTGCTGTTCAGCGTGGAGAAATGAGTGTGCATCGTGCAGGCAGCTACTATGGGGTGCCACACTCTACATTGGAGTATAAGGTGAAGGAGAGGCATCTACTGCGACAGAAGAAAATCAAAGAATCTCAATTACAAAACgaagctaacaacaacaacaacaacagcaacaacaacagcaacaacaacaataacaataatagcaacagcaacaacagtaataataataataacaatattgtcatcaacaacaacacatccTCTGAGGACTCAAGCATCAAAAATCCCATATCTGTTGGCTCCGGGGTTAGCACAGCAGTTGGTGCAGGTAGCAGTGGGGTTGGCTCCACTGTTGCAGGTTCTGCTAGCAGTACCAATactggtggcagcagcagcagcagcagcagcagtggcgtcCCCAAAAACAACATCATCTCCAACAGTAGCAACAATtctataaaaactgaaaaatccaacagtaacagcagcagtggcagtaatTCTAAGAATAATGGTAAAAACGACAGCAAACCACTGAATTCGGTTTGGCTGCAACAATATGGCAATGGACTGCCTCCTCAATACGATGCATCTGGTATGAATCTTTTTAGCAGTAGCTTTGCTCTGAGCACACCAGCCTCAGAACTCCTGCGCAAACTGCAGCATAAAGTGCAGAGCAAATCTaatacatttgctcaagatgctaaCTTCCTTGCTGGAGCCCTGCACAGACCGAATGGGATGAATTCATTAGGGAGcagttttttgtttattaattga